From Lewinellaceae bacterium:
GGGAATTGCGAAGCGTCACCTGCCCGGAGAGGGTGGAGAGGCCGAGGAAGAGGGGTAGGGCGGTTAGTAAAAGCGCTTTCATGGGAGTAGAGATGGTTATATTGTTAAATGGTTACCATGCTTCATGGTTTGTCTTGAGTATTTGTTTTGATCGAAAAGATGCTGTTGATGCTTATCCCATTCCGCGATGCGGAATAGGATGATGCAACGCCCTGCGGGCGGTGGACACTTGCTCGCTATGCCAGACGATACTGGGTTCCATGGGGGCTTTTCGTAGCAAGGGGAAACAACACAATAGTATCTACAGCTCGCAGAGCCCAGCACCGCCTGGTTTCGTAAAGCGAAACCGGGCAAGCATCAACTTAGCATCTATTATCTCCCAACCTTCACTACCCCTTCAGCCGCTCAATGATCTCCTCCAGCCTCAACCCCTCCTGCTCTCCCGTTTTCATATTCTTAAAGCCAAGTTCGCCGCTGGCCATTTCATTGCTGCCGATGACGATGGCGTAGGGCGCGTTGCGCTTGTCCACGTATTTGAACTGCTTGCCCATCTTGGCAGGTTCGGGGTAGATTTCGGCATTGACGCCGGCGGCCCGCAACTGGCGCAGGCAGCGGAAAGCATAGCGGTGGCTGGCCTCGTCGAAGGCCAGGAATACGGCCTTCAGCCGGATGGCGCTGTCTTCCGGAAAGAGCTTCAGCTCCTCCATGACGTCAAAGATGCGTTCGGCGCCGAAGGAGACGCCCACGCCGGAAGTGCCGGGCATGCCGAACACCCCGGTCAGGTCGTCGTAGCGGCCGCCGCCGCCGATGCTGCCCATTTGCACGCCTTTGGCCTGCACTTCAAAAATGCAGCCGGTGTAATAGCTCAGCCCCCGCGCCAGCGTGATGTCGAAGACGATCTCGTTGGCCGATTCGCCGATCCCCAGGTAGTCGAAGACGGTTTCCAGTTCTTCCACGCCCTTGATGCCCGCAGCGCTATCCGCCAGCAGCGGTTTCAGTTCCTCCAGGCTTTTGGCCTTCAGGATGGTTTTGACCTTGTTGATCGCGGTTTCCGGAATGCCCCGGCCGGCCATCTCCTTTTCCACGCCTTCCATGCCGATCTTGTCCAGCTTGTCGATGGCGATGGTCATATCCATAAAGGAATCGCTGATACCGGCGGCCTCGGCGATGCCGGCCAATACCTTGCGGTTGTTGATCTTGATGACTACCTCCAGCCCCAACCGGGCAAAGACCTCATCGTAGATTTGCGCCAGTTCCGCCTCATAGACGAGCGAATCGGAACCTACCACGTCCACGTCGCACTGGTAGAATTCCTGATAGCGGCCCTTCTGCGGCCGGTCGGCCCGCCACACGGGCTGTATCTGGTAGCGCTTGAAGGGGAAGGTTAATTCACTTTGATTCATGACAACAAAGCGAGCAAAAGGCACTGTTAAGTCGTAACGTAAACCTCGCTTTGAAATAGAGGGGACCAGGGTTTTAGAAGATATTTGAGCATTCTTAAATTTTGGTAATTCAACATGCAGAAAATATCTAAACTGCTCATCAATACTTTTTTTGCTAAATATCTTGGAATTACTGATCTCTTGTTTAGTTATGTTTTTAAATTTTTGAGTTTCTTTTTTTAGTTCTAATATGCCATGAATGGTTCTTTCGTATTTATTACTTAAAAACTCTTTCAAACTTAGTAAATCTATAGTCTGGTCATACTTAGGATAGTTTTTTGAAAAAAATTGATCAACGATTTCTTTTGAATAATCTTCGACTTTTTTCCAACTTAAATTTCCATTTTCTTTAAAAATATTTCTTTTAAATAATTCGAAATAAAGATATTTCCGGCAGGTGACAAAACATTCTTTCAACTGGGCCTCCTCAATTTTGACATCAAATGGTTTGTATTCAGGATCGATTTTCCCTAGGAAGTCGCCGTTGTTGAGCACCTTGAAGAGCAGTTTGTCGCCCTCCTCGCCGTACTTGCCGGTCAGCGTGCTCAGGTTCTCCATGGCCGGCGTCTCGATCGGCTGATAGCCATAGCGCACGAACACCTCGCGGACGGTGTCGAAGATGAAGTTTCGTTTATTGACTTCTTCGGGGGAAAAATCGCGGGTTCCCTTGGGTATGCTGGGTTTCATTTTTGTTGTCGGTTGTTTGTTGTCAGTTGATTGTTGCCTGCTGCCGGTTGTTTGTTAACAGCCAACGAACAACAGGCAACAAACAACAACCTTACAATGCCGAAGCGAACTGCTTCAAAAAGCGCACATCATTTTCGAAGAACAGGCGAATGTCGCCGATGTCGAACAGGCGCAGGGCCTGCCGCTCGATGCCCATGCCGAAGGCGAAGCCGGTGTATTTTTCGGAGTCGATGCCGCAATTTTCCAGCACGACGGGGTCGACCATGCCGCAGCCCAGAATTTCGAGCCAGCCGGTGCCCTTGGTCAGGCGGTAGTCCTTCTCCGTCTCGGTGCCGAGGTAGACATCCATCTCGGCGCTGGGCTCGGTGAAGGGAAAGTAGGAAGGCCGCAGGCGAATCCTGGCCTCCGGGCCGAACATCTCGCGGGCAAAGTACAGCAGCGTCTGCTTGAGGTCGGCGAAGGAGACGTTCTCGTCGACGTAGAGCCCTTCCACCTGGTGGAACTGGCAATGCGAACGCGCGGAAATGGTCTCGTTGCGGTACACCCGCCCGGGAGCTATGATGCGGATGGGCGGCTTCTGCCGGGTCATCACGCGGGCCTGCACCGGCGAGGTGTGGGTGCGCAACAACAGCTCCGTGCTGTCCTTCAGGTAGAACGTATCCTGCATGTCGCGGGCCGGGTGGTCTTCCGGCGTATTCATGGCGGTGAAGTTGTGCCAGTCGTCCTCGATCTCCCGGTCGTCGGCCACCACGAAGCCAATGCGCTCGAAAATCCGGATGATGCGGTTCATCGTGATCGCCACCGGATGGCGGGCGCCCAGTTCCAGCGGCTCGCCGGGGGCGGTCAGGTCGATGTCCTGGACGGCAGCCTGCTCGGCAGCGATTTCCAGAGTAGACTTCAGCGCTTCGTATTTGGCTTCCGCCGCTTCCTTCACGCTATTGATCAACTGCCCGTACTCCTTCTTCTGCTCATTGGCGATGTTCCGAATCTCCCCGAACAATGGCTTGATGGTATTCTTGGTGCCCAGGTATTTGATGCGGAATTGCTCCAGCGCCTCCATGCTGTCCGGTTGGGCGGCTTCGATCTCCGCTTTGAGCTGCTTTGCCTTATTGAATGCTTCTGTTGACATAATGGCCTTGTGTTTTGGACCTCAGTAAGTAGTCGGACACATTTAATTTACGTTTAGTATTCCTTTTTCCTACTTAAAATCGAAGCAGATTGTCCTCCCCGAGGGGAGGTTAGGAGGGGGACTTAGGGATTGCGCAACAATAAATTACCCATTTAGACTCGTTCTTTTGCACGCTAACGGCGTTGAAAAGCCTCGCCGTCCGTACGGATGCCTACGTTTTTCGCCTTATTAGCGCACAAAATAACTTCGTCTATTCTGAGTAACTTATTATTACGCAATCCCTTAGAGACGAAAACCCTTGAAAATTCCCCCCTCTAACTCCCCCCAGGGGGAGACAACTTCCTTCGATTAAGAGTTTAAGAAAGATCATTTACACTAAAATTAAATCTGTCCGACTACTTATTGTCCTGAATATGTTTCGAACCAACGGAACGGCTTGTGTTATAGTTCCTGTAGTTTTGGAAATAAATTTTCCGGGGTCAAAGGTAAGGATTTTTGAGAAAAGGAGGCGGGTGGGTGCGTTTCAAACCTGCCAGGTTTTCGAAATGGAAACGTCAGGTTAAACCCGGCAGCGTTTTCAGCTCTTTTCAGTATACCATCGGTAGCTTTTCAGCCTGGAAAAGTGTAATTTTGAAAAAACCAATCAATAATGACAGTAAAAGAAGCCATAAAAGTTGATCCTGAAATACTGGGTGGAACGCCCGTCTTCGCAGGGACCCGGGTACCGATCAAAACCTTATTTGATCACCT
This genomic window contains:
- the hisS gene encoding histidine--tRNA ligase, which gives rise to MENLSTLTGKYGEEGDKLLFKVLNNGDFLGKIDPEYKPFDVKIEEAQLKECFVTCRKYLYFELFKRNIFKENGNLSWKKVEDYSKEIVDQFFSKNYPKYDQTIDLLSLKEFLSNKYERTIHGILELKKETQKFKNITKQEISNSKIFSKKSIDEQFRYFLHVELPKFKNAQISSKTLVPSISKRGLRYDLTVPFARFVVMNQSELTFPFKRYQIQPVWRADRPQKGRYQEFYQCDVDVVGSDSLVYEAELAQIYDEVFARLGLEVVIKINNRKVLAGIAEAAGISDSFMDMTIAIDKLDKIGMEGVEKEMAGRGIPETAINKVKTILKAKSLEELKPLLADSAAGIKGVEELETVFDYLGIGESANEIVFDITLARGLSYYTGCIFEVQAKGVQMGSIGGGGRYDDLTGVFGMPGTSGVGVSFGAERIFDVMEELKLFPEDSAIRLKAVFLAFDEASHRYAFRCLRQLRAAGVNAEIYPEPAKMGKQFKYVDKRNAPYAIVIGSNEMASGELGFKNMKTGEQEGLRLEEIIERLKG
- the pheS gene encoding phenylalanine--tRNA ligase subunit alpha, which codes for MSTEAFNKAKQLKAEIEAAQPDSMEALEQFRIKYLGTKNTIKPLFGEIRNIANEQKKEYGQLINSVKEAAEAKYEALKSTLEIAAEQAAVQDIDLTAPGEPLELGARHPVAITMNRIIRIFERIGFVVADDREIEDDWHNFTAMNTPEDHPARDMQDTFYLKDSTELLLRTHTSPVQARVMTRQKPPIRIIAPGRVYRNETISARSHCQFHQVEGLYVDENVSFADLKQTLLYFAREMFGPEARIRLRPSYFPFTEPSAEMDVYLGTETEKDYRLTKGTGWLEILGCGMVDPVVLENCGIDSEKYTGFAFGMGIERQALRLFDIGDIRLFFENDVRFLKQFASAL